One part of the Vitis riparia cultivar Riparia Gloire de Montpellier isolate 1030 chromosome 8, EGFV_Vit.rip_1.0, whole genome shotgun sequence genome encodes these proteins:
- the LOC117920205 gene encoding B3 domain-containing protein Os07g0679700-like isoform X4, protein MFHSKDSGWRKCTACSKRLHCGCIASRSLLELLDSGGVNCINCIRSSGPHPMTGDEKANESGAMTVDNVGEICCTSVDNQLDGGSVEKMKLTQLGNDTSGDGLKNFLQSGNDNINGSLGQMKQEEVLPPQGETGSTCLSNLNQASIGSSIHAKLDICKANMMVKDIHESLVQTNLSITLGAPSGNPNVFPSAVVEEREQHKTSTPIQQGPRSRHLLPKPPRSALSPVLETNTGIVPQIRVARPPAEGRGRNQLLPRYWPRITDQELQQISGDSNSTIVPLFEKMLSASDAGRIGRLVLPKACAEAYFPPISQPEGLPLRIQDVKGKEWVFQFRFWPNNNSRMYVLEGVTPCIQSMQLQAGDTVTFSRMDPEGKLVMGFRKASNSVSMQDTQLSAIPNGAHSSETFFSGVIENQPIISGYSGILQSLKGSTDPHLNALSKHLNSASGDIGWHKTEKHGGKTREGLLLPSMLVPEKKRTRTIGSKSKRLLIDGQDALELRLTWEEAQSLLRPPPSIKPVIDVIEDYEFEAYTEPPVFGKRSIFTTLPSGGEEQWVQCDSCSKWRKVPHDYLVPCQWTCAENLWDQSRCSCSAPDELSPRELEHILRQYKDFRKRRIAAVHRPAQEHEPSGLDALANAAALGDDMSDPAATSVATTTKHPRHRPGCSCIVCIQPPSGKGKHKPTCTCNVCMTVKRRFKTLMMRKKKRQSEREAEIAQINHNIWGPKDEAEVDSTSRLATPNPDPSESEAGLANESESRSQSNNLSNKLSETGKGKIDLNCHPDREEDLQVGSNRVSMMSLLQVASLPLETYLKQNGLKSLAEQQGSSGSHVPPPQATGESEGPLNEDHCITAPAVSERENGGDEEHSGQDQSKNDA, encoded by the exons ATGTTTCACTCAAAGGACTCTGGTTGGAGGAAATGTACTGCATGTAGCAAG CGTCTCCATTGTGGATGCATTGCTTCCAGGTCTCTGCTTGAGCTACTTGATAGTGGTGGCGTAAATTGTATTAACTGCATAAGAAGTTCAGGACCTCACCCT ATGACAGGTGATGAAAAGGCTAATGAAAGTGGTGCAATGACAGTGGATAATGTGGGTGAAATTTGTTGCACTTCTGTGGACAATCAATTAGATGGTGGTAGTGTTGAGAAGATGAAGCTTACACAGTTGGGGAATGATACATCAGGTGATGGACTGAAAAACTTTCTTCAATCTGGAAATGACAACATAAATGGGTCTCTTGGCCAAATGAAACAGGAGGAAGTTTTGCCACCTCAGGGAGAAACTGGTAGTACATGTTTGTCAAATTTAAATCAAGCATCCATCGGATCTTCCATACATGCCAAACTAGATATTTGTAAAGCAAACATGATGGTCAAAGATATACATGAGTCTCTGGTTCAGACAAATTTGAGTATCACCTTGGGTGCTCCTTCAGGAAATCCAAATGTGTTTCCTAGTGCAGTCGTTGAAGAAAGGGAACAACACAAAACATCCACTCCCATCCAACAGGGGCCTAGGTCTCGCCATCTTTTGCCCAAGCCCCCAAGGTCAGCACTTTCTCCTGTTTTGGAAACAAATACAGGTATAGTTCCACAAATACGTGTTGCAAGGCCACCTGCAGAGGGACGGGGTCGGAATCAGTTGCTTCCTCGTTATTGGCCGAGGATCACAGACCAGGAATTGCAGCAAATATCTGGAGA CTCAAATTCCACCATCGTACCATTATTTGAAAAGATGCTAAGTGCCAGTGATGCTGGTCGTATTGGTCGTTTAGTGCTCCCAAAAGCATGTGCTGAA GCATATTTTCCTCCTATCTCTCAACCAGAGGGCCTTCCTTTAAGGATTCAGGATGTGAAGGGGAAAGAATGGGTGTTCCAATTCAGGTTTTGGCCCAATAATAACAGCAGGATGTATGTTTTAGAGGGTGTGACCCCATGCATACAGTCAATGCAGTTACAAGCTGGAGATACTG TAACATTCAGCCGTATGGATCCAGAAGGAAAACTTGTTATGGGGTTCCGGAAAGCATCTAACTCCGTTTCCATGCAG GACACCCAACTATCTGCCATTCCTAATGGCGCTCATTCAAGTGAAACTTTCTTTTCGGGTGTTATTGAGAACCAACCTATAATAAGTGGTTACTCTGGCATTCTTCAGTCGCTGAAGGGAAGCACAGATCCCCATCTAAATGCATTGTCAAAACATTTGAATTCAGCTAGTGGGGATATTGGCTGGCATAAAACAGAGAAGCATGGAGGCAAGACAAGAGAGGGCTTGCTGCTTCCATCAATGCTGGTACCAGAGAAGAAGAGAACTCGAACAATTGGGTCCAAAAGTAAGAGATTGCTAATCGATGGCCAAGATGCTCTGGAGCTGAGGCTTACATGGGAAGAGGCACAGTCTTTGCTCCGCCCACCCCCAAGTATCAAGCCAGTCATTGACGTGATTGAGGACTACGAATTTGAGGCATACACT GAACCCCCTGTTTTTGGAAAGAGGAGTATTTTCACAACCCTCCCATCTGG GGGAGAGGAGCAATGGGTTCAGTGTGATAGTTGCTCTAAATGGCGAAAGGTGCCCCATGATTATCTTGTTCCATGTCAGTGGACGTGTGCTGAAAATTTGTGGGATCAAAGCAG GTGTTCATGTTCTGCCCCAGATGAGTTGAGCCCTAGGGAACTCGAACATATTCTCAGACAATATAAGG ATTTCAGAAAACGTCGAATTGCAGCAGTTCATAGGCCTGCACAGGAGCATGAACCTTCCGGCCTAGATGCTCTGGCCAATGCTGCAGCCCTTGGAGATGACATGAGCGACCCAGCCGCTACATCAGTAGCAACCACTACCAAACACCCGAGGCATCGCCCAGGCTGCTCATGCATTGTGTGTATCCAGCCCCCCAGTGGGAAGGGCAAGCACAAGCCCACCTGCACATGCAATGTATGTATGACAGTTAAACGTCGTTTTAAAACACTAATGATGCGGAAAAAAAAGCGCCAATCAGAGCGTGAAGCAGAGATTGCCCAGATAAATCACAACATCTGGGGCCCTAAGGATGAAGCAGAAGTGGACAGCACCTCAAGACTTGCCACTCCAAATCCTGACCCTTCGGAGAGTGAAGCTGGGTTGGCAAACGAGTCAGAATCTAGGAGCCAAAGCAACAATCTGTCCAACAAGTTGAGTGAAACTGGCAAGGGAAAAATAGACTTGAATTGCCATCCTGACCGTGAGGAGGACTTGCAAGTGGGATCAAACCGAGTGAGCATGATGAGTCTTCTACAAGTGGCAAGTCTTCCTTTGGAAACATATCTGAAGCAGAATGGTCTCAAAAGCTTGGCCGAGCAACAAGGCAGCTCAGGATCACATGTGCCACCACCACAAGCTACTGGAGAGAGTGAAGGACCACTAAATGAGGATCATTGTATTACTGCTCCTGCAGTTTCAGAGCGAGAGAATGGGGGAGATGAGGAGCACTCTGGACAAGATCAAAGCAAAAATGATGCTTAA